The proteins below come from a single Tenuifilum thalassicum genomic window:
- a CDS encoding UDP-N-acetylmuramoyl-tripeptide--D-alanyl-D-alanine ligase, translating to MIEKIYKYYSKTFSVSIDSRKVKPGDIFFALKGENSDGNKFAKNALQNGAIAAVIDNPEFLSDGCILVDNSLKTLQKLANYHRNTLRAKVLAITGSNGKTTTKELIKAVTSKKYKVKATDGNLNNHIGVPLTLLSITPDVDIAIVEMGANGVNDIAELCDIAQPNYGIITNIGRAHLGGFGGFEGVKKAKGQLYRYLAENDGVVFFNDKNIILRELIDIYKPSHPVPYSKFINNAIVSYDSDKLFINVKIQEGDAELLVKTNLVGDYNLENILSAYVIGRYFNIEPCQINGAIEEYVPNNKRSQLIKTEKNTVILDAYNANPTSMMHALQNFKSLEVKNKVAIIGEMLELGEYSNQEHSKIVKLLSELNLDSILLVGDGFSKVNLPVNAKYFADVYQCLCYLKESPLKDKFILVKGSRGVKLEEILSLL from the coding sequence ATGATAGAAAAAATTTACAAATACTACTCAAAAACGTTTAGTGTTTCTATTGATAGTAGAAAGGTAAAGCCTGGAGATATCTTTTTTGCGCTTAAAGGTGAAAATTCCGACGGAAATAAATTTGCAAAGAATGCTTTACAGAATGGTGCCATAGCAGCTGTTATTGATAACCCTGAATTCTTGTCCGATGGGTGCATTCTAGTTGATAATTCATTAAAAACCTTACAGAAACTAGCCAATTATCATAGGAACACCTTAAGAGCTAAGGTTTTGGCCATAACAGGTTCAAATGGTAAAACAACCACTAAGGAGCTTATAAAGGCTGTAACCTCAAAAAAATATAAAGTTAAAGCTACCGATGGAAATCTTAATAATCATATAGGTGTGCCTTTAACTCTACTTTCAATAACTCCAGATGTTGATATAGCAATTGTTGAAATGGGAGCAAATGGTGTTAATGATATTGCTGAACTTTGCGATATTGCCCAACCTAATTATGGAATAATAACTAATATCGGCAGGGCTCATCTAGGCGGGTTTGGTGGCTTTGAGGGAGTTAAGAAAGCAAAAGGGCAGTTATACCGATATTTGGCTGAAAATGATGGAGTCGTTTTTTTTAATGATAAAAACATTATACTGCGTGAACTTATCGACATATACAAGCCTTCACACCCTGTGCCATATTCTAAGTTTATTAATAACGCTATTGTTAGTTATGATAGCGATAAGCTTTTTATAAACGTTAAAATTCAAGAGGGCGATGCTGAACTGCTTGTTAAAACAAACCTTGTAGGAGATTATAATTTAGAGAATATCCTCTCTGCATATGTTATTGGTAGGTATTTTAATATAGAACCTTGCCAAATTAATGGGGCCATAGAGGAGTATGTTCCAAATAATAAGCGTTCTCAGCTAATAAAAACGGAGAAAAATACAGTCATTCTTGATGCTTATAATGCAAACCCAACGAGCATGATGCACGCCTTACAAAATTTTAAAAGCCTAGAAGTAAAAAACAAGGTTGCCATTATTGGTGAAATGCTTGAACTGGGTGAGTATAGTAATCAAGAGCATTCAAAAATAGTTAAATTGCTTTCAGAACTAAATCTTGACTCTATTTTACTTGTTGGTGATGGGTTTTCCAAGGTCAACCTTCCTGTAAATGCGAAGTATTTTGCCGATGTATACCAATGTTTATGCTATCTTAAAGAAAGCCCCTTAAAAGATAAATTTATCTTAGTTAAGGGTTCACGTGGAGTAAAGTTGGAAGAAATCCTAAGCTTACTATAG
- a CDS encoding NAD(P)H-dependent flavin oxidoreductase, with translation MNPLQIGNLVAAVPIVQGGMGVGISLSGLASAVANEGGIGVLSSAGLGLLYKHLGGDYISASIEGLKEELRKAREKTKGIIGVNVMVAMSNYADMVKTAIASKADIIFSGAGLPLDLPSFLKTDSHTKLVPIVSSGRAAKIICQKWQTEYRYLPDAIVVEGPKAGGHLGFKVPQLFDNNYSLEHLVPQVVDSVKEFEIKYNKKIPVIAAGGIYTGNDIKNFLNLGAAGVQMGTRFVTTYECDASVEFKNAYINAKKEDVEIIQSPVGMPGRAIANEFLDKVKMGLKQPIRCPFKCIKTCEVSSSPYCIITALYNAFKGNLKNGYAFAGANAYLANKLLSVKELFEELKVQYDQAVKSVSERLGS, from the coding sequence ATGAATCCCTTGCAAATAGGGAATTTAGTTGCGGCTGTGCCAATAGTTCAGGGTGGCATGGGCGTAGGAATTTCGCTTTCAGGATTAGCATCAGCAGTTGCCAATGAGGGCGGTATTGGTGTACTCTCGAGTGCAGGCCTTGGGTTGCTTTACAAGCATTTGGGTGGAGATTATATATCAGCAAGTATAGAAGGGCTAAAAGAAGAGCTTAGAAAAGCTCGTGAAAAAACTAAAGGTATAATAGGCGTAAATGTTATGGTTGCCATGTCGAACTATGCCGATATGGTTAAAACAGCCATTGCAAGTAAAGCCGATATCATTTTTAGCGGTGCAGGTTTACCACTGGATTTACCAAGTTTTTTGAAGACCGACAGCCATACAAAACTTGTTCCGATAGTGTCGTCGGGACGTGCGGCTAAGATTATTTGTCAGAAATGGCAAACCGAGTACCGTTACCTTCCCGATGCCATAGTGGTTGAGGGCCCAAAAGCCGGAGGACACCTAGGCTTTAAAGTGCCACAACTGTTCGATAATAACTATTCGCTTGAGCATTTAGTACCACAAGTTGTGGACTCAGTAAAAGAGTTTGAAATAAAATATAATAAGAAAATCCCGGTTATTGCTGCTGGTGGTATCTATACAGGTAATGACATAAAAAATTTTTTAAACCTGGGAGCTGCTGGTGTTCAGATGGGAACACGATTTGTAACTACCTATGAGTGTGATGCTTCTGTGGAATTTAAAAATGCATATATTAATGCTAAAAAGGAAGATGTAGAAATAATTCAAAGTCCCGTGGGAATGCCCGGACGTGCTATTGCCAATGAGTTCCTTGATAAGGTAAAAATGGGCTTAAAGCAACCTATCCGGTGTCCTTTTAAGTGTATTAAAACTTGCGAGGTTTCTTCTAGCCCTTACTGTATAATTACTGCACTTTATAATGCATTCAAAGGTAATCTTAAAAATGGATATGCTTTTGCAGGTGCAAACGCTTATTTGGCTAATAAACTTTTAAGCGTAAAGGAGCTCTTCGAGGAGTTAAAGGTGCAGTATGATCAAGCTGTAAAATCAGTAAGCGAACGACTGGGTAGCTAG
- a CDS encoding ABC transporter permease, producing MSSIQDISWIHLLFSFSILIIPFIGFWYYKVGLTRSAIIAIVRMTIQLSAVALYLEFIFEKNNALLNIAWVLIMILVGVFTTLKRSNLNAKQLAIPLIISGLSSLLIVDAFFLGFIIKLPYVFESQYFIPISGMILGNAMNHNIVGLNAYFEGLVNNQNLYYFLLINGKSKKNAISPFIVKAIRKALNPMIANTSVMGLISLPGMMTGQILGGNSPSTAIRYQIMIMLAIFTGCSINLMLSIIIANKKAFDKMDRIAVDILAKSKY from the coding sequence ATGAGCTCAATTCAGGACATTTCGTGGATTCACCTCCTATTTAGCTTTTCTATCCTAATTATTCCATTTATTGGATTTTGGTACTATAAAGTTGGGTTAACCCGATCTGCAATAATTGCCATTGTCAGAATGACAATTCAACTTTCGGCTGTAGCACTATACCTAGAATTTATTTTTGAGAAAAATAATGCCCTACTAAATATAGCCTGGGTTCTGATAATGATTTTAGTAGGTGTTTTTACAACTCTAAAGCGCAGCAACCTGAATGCAAAACAGCTAGCTATTCCTCTAATTATATCTGGGCTATCAAGCCTTCTAATTGTTGATGCATTCTTTCTTGGCTTCATAATAAAACTTCCATATGTTTTTGAATCACAATATTTTATACCTATATCGGGTATGATATTAGGAAATGCAATGAATCATAACATTGTTGGACTAAACGCATATTTTGAAGGGCTTGTTAACAACCAGAACCTATACTATTTTCTTCTAATTAACGGGAAAAGTAAAAAAAATGCCATTAGCCCATTTATTGTTAAGGCAATAAGAAAAGCACTTAACCCAATGATAGCTAACACATCGGTTATGGGGCTTATCTCCCTACCCGGTATGATGACCGGTCAGATTCTGGGCGGAAACTCTCCATCAACTGCCATTCGATACCAAATTATGATTATGCTTGCTATCTTCACTGGTTGTAGCATTAACCTGATGCTCAGCATAATTATCGCCAACAAAAAGGCCTTTGATAAAATGGATAGAATAGCAGTTGATATTTTGGCAAAAAGTAAATACTAG
- a CDS encoding ABC transporter ATP-binding protein: protein MAFIEIKNLTKRFDNNLVINNLSFKIDRGEKVAIKGESGKGKTTLLRMLTGIGQPDSGTINFGGKTLSNDSAKELRALIGYLPQGIDLLIDNGNQLCNLLEIDPESIFNHLEALGLNKNKLTQPLSELSGGEKQRLLTSIILGLKRPIVILDEPTSALDSNSIQKLIKLIWGIPNLTVISTTHNRTWEQQCDKIIDL, encoded by the coding sequence ATGGCATTCATTGAGATAAAAAATCTTACTAAAAGGTTCGATAACAACCTAGTTATAAACAACCTAAGCTTTAAAATAGATAGGGGAGAAAAAGTAGCAATAAAGGGGGAATCGGGAAAAGGGAAAACAACCCTTCTAAGAATGCTTACCGGCATAGGTCAACCCGATTCAGGCACCATAAACTTTGGTGGAAAGACATTAAGCAACGACTCAGCCAAAGAGCTAAGAGCTCTAATTGGTTATCTTCCTCAAGGAATTGATCTTCTTATTGACAATGGTAACCAGCTATGTAACCTTCTTGAAATAGACCCAGAGTCTATTTTCAACCATTTAGAAGCCCTTGGCTTAAACAAAAATAAATTAACACAACCCCTCTCCGAGCTTAGCGGTGGAGAAAAGCAGCGCCTTCTCACCTCAATTATATTAGGATTAAAACGCCCAATTGTAATACTTGATGAACCCACATCGGCGCTAGACTCTAACTCAATTCAGAAGTTAATTAAGCTTATTTGGGGTATTCCAAACCTTACAGTAATTTCAACTACTCATAACAGAACTTGGGAACAACAATGCGATAAAATCATTGATCTATGA
- a CDS encoding alanine racemase: protein MAELLINTNKLISNISKISNFLEKNNIQWSLIVKILSGNKEVLSKLLQNPEIKRIHSIGDSRISGLKIIKSINPDIPTIYIKPPPIDTIHSVVKYADISLNSSITTIRALNEEAKKQGKKHRVIIMIELGELREGVIRDNIIDFYKNVFSLENIEVEGIGTNLGCMYGIQPTYDKLLQLSLYKQIIDAKFNVNLPIISGGSSITLPLVNKPEMPKNINHLRIGESAFMGTTPLNGKKFSDFSTSIFEFRSNIIELQMKSTTPDGILTEGNIGHTVDSWEYDKSNRAIVDFGILDVDAHELKPKDKSVRFAGTTSDMTVYDLGPNPKTGKIKYKVGSKISFTPSYMAVARLMNSKFVDKKIV, encoded by the coding sequence ATGGCTGAACTTCTTATTAACACCAATAAACTTATAAGCAACATAAGCAAAATCAGCAACTTTCTTGAGAAAAACAATATACAGTGGAGTTTAATCGTAAAAATATTGTCTGGTAACAAAGAGGTACTCTCGAAACTCTTACAAAATCCTGAGATAAAGCGCATTCATAGCATTGGAGATTCCAGAATATCGGGATTAAAGATCATAAAGAGTATTAATCCAGACATACCTACCATATACATAAAACCCCCTCCAATTGACACTATTCATTCTGTTGTAAAATATGCAGACATTTCACTTAACAGCTCAATAACAACCATTAGGGCTCTGAACGAAGAGGCAAAAAAACAAGGCAAAAAGCATAGAGTTATTATAATGATAGAGCTTGGTGAGCTGCGCGAAGGAGTAATTCGTGACAATATTATTGATTTCTACAAGAATGTTTTTAGCCTTGAAAATATTGAGGTGGAGGGAATTGGAACCAATTTGGGATGCATGTATGGAATCCAGCCTACCTACGATAAACTTTTACAGCTCTCGCTCTATAAGCAGATAATTGATGCCAAGTTTAATGTTAACCTCCCTATAATATCTGGAGGTAGTTCCATAACATTGCCCCTAGTTAATAAACCTGAAATGCCCAAAAACATCAACCATCTCCGAATTGGCGAATCGGCATTTATGGGTACAACGCCTTTAAATGGAAAGAAATTTAGCGATTTCTCTACAAGCATCTTTGAATTTCGCAGTAATATAATCGAACTGCAAATGAAATCAACCACACCGGATGGAATTCTAACCGAAGGTAACATTGGTCATACAGTTGACAGCTGGGAGTACGACAAAAGTAATAGGGCTATTGTTGATTTTGGGATACTTGACGTTGATGCTCATGAATTAAAACCAAAAGACAAGAGCGTACGTTTTGCCGGCACCACTTCCGACATGACTGTTTACGATCTGGGTCCAAATCCCAAAACTGGAAAAATAAAGTATAAAGTGGGTAGTAAGATAAGCTTTACTCCTTCATACATGGCTGTTGCAAGGCTTATGAACTCAAAGTTTGTTGACAAAAAGATAGTTTAG
- a CDS encoding GNAT family N-acetyltransferase: MIQINQINSEEELEDLSREDIINFLYTHLERFRDEKDAISKCLDYTFSKNNGKGGFILTAHIDGNLVGVVVTNKTGMGGYIPENILVYIAVDQNYRGKGIGKRLMEETIKRADGDIKLHVEYDNPAKRLYERMGFTTKYAEMRYTKKK; encoded by the coding sequence ATGATTCAAATTAACCAAATTAACTCCGAAGAAGAATTAGAAGACTTATCCAGAGAGGATATCATTAACTTTCTTTACACACACTTAGAGAGATTTAGAGACGAGAAAGATGCCATAAGCAAATGCCTTGACTATACATTTTCCAAGAACAATGGTAAGGGTGGATTTATTCTTACCGCACATATTGATGGAAACTTAGTTGGAGTTGTGGTAACAAACAAAACAGGAATGGGTGGTTACATACCCGAAAATATTTTGGTTTACATTGCTGTTGATCAAAACTATAGAGGAAAGGGCATTGGAAAGCGACTAATGGAGGAAACCATTAAAAGAGCCGACGGAGATATTAAACTCCATGTAGAGTACGACAATCCTGCCAAAAGGCTTTACGAACGAATGGGATTTACTACTAAATATGCCGAGATGAGGTATACAAAAAAGAAATAA
- a CDS encoding GIY-YIG nuclease family protein, which yields MPYTYIIYSRTIDRFYIGSTSDDINERVRKHNSKHKGYTARANDWTIVHVETFNTIQQARLRERQIKSWKSRAMIERLCNFKNS from the coding sequence ATGCCTTATACATACATAATCTACTCAAGGACTATAGACCGGTTTTACATCGGTTCTACAAGCGATGATATCAACGAGAGGGTCAGAAAACATAACTCTAAGCACAAGGGCTACACTGCTAGAGCCAATGACTGGACTATTGTTCATGTTGAAACTTTTAATACAATCCAACAGGCTCGACTCCGTGAGAGACAAATTAAATCGTGGAAAAGCAGAGCCATGATTGAAAGGCTTTGCAATTTCAAAAATTCATAA
- a CDS encoding bifunctional folylpolyglutamate synthase/dihydrofolate synthase: MNYQEALDFIYSQLPIFQRVGKAAYKADLGNTLLLDGYFNYPHKKFKTIHIAGTNGKGSTSHMLAAVLQKAGYKTGLYTSPHLRDFRERIKINGEMIPKETVAQFITKHKPFFEKVKPSFFEMTVAMAFEYFAENNVDIAVIEVGLGGRLDSTNIINPLLSVITNISFDHTDLLGDTLQKIATEKAGIIKPNTPVIISKFQSEVADIFIQKANEMNAALYFADKEIEFVEQAIGKELQIFKFVRNNKEITIKTDILGLYQRYNIPGAIKAIEILKQYGFRINDDDIEQGLSNVQSITGLMGRWQKLSESPLIFCDTGHNEDGIRFVLKQISNYQFDKLHMVVGMVADKDIDKILSILPKDATYYFVQAQIPRALNHEELKIKAEAHNLKGLSYPTVSEGLEAAISNALPSDFIFVGGSTFVVAEVV; the protein is encoded by the coding sequence ATGAACTACCAAGAGGCATTAGATTTTATCTACTCCCAGCTTCCAATATTTCAACGTGTTGGGAAGGCAGCTTATAAAGCCGATTTAGGAAACACGCTTTTGCTTGATGGGTATTTTAATTATCCACATAAGAAATTCAAAACCATTCACATTGCAGGCACAAATGGGAAAGGAAGCACTTCGCATATGCTTGCAGCTGTTCTTCAAAAAGCGGGATACAAAACAGGGCTATACACCTCGCCACACCTTAGGGACTTTAGGGAAAGAATCAAAATAAATGGCGAAATGATCCCTAAAGAAACTGTAGCACAATTCATCACAAAACACAAACCTTTCTTTGAAAAAGTGAAGCCCTCGTTTTTTGAGATGACTGTGGCCATGGCTTTCGAATACTTTGCAGAAAATAATGTTGACATAGCTGTTATTGAAGTAGGCTTAGGCGGCAGGCTCGATTCAACAAATATTATCAATCCTCTGCTTAGCGTAATCACAAATATCAGCTTTGACCATACCGACCTACTTGGCGATACCCTACAAAAAATTGCTACTGAAAAGGCTGGCATTATCAAACCCAATACTCCCGTAATAATAAGTAAATTCCAATCCGAAGTAGCTGATATCTTTATTCAAAAGGCCAATGAGATGAATGCAGCGTTATATTTTGCTGATAAAGAGATAGAATTCGTTGAACAAGCCATTGGCAAAGAATTACAAATTTTTAAATTTGTAAGAAACAATAAAGAAATTACTATAAAGACAGATATTTTAGGACTGTATCAACGCTACAATATACCTGGAGCAATCAAAGCCATCGAAATTTTAAAACAATATGGATTTAGAATTAACGATGATGACATCGAGCAAGGACTATCGAATGTTCAATCGATTACTGGGCTTATGGGACGATGGCAAAAACTTTCGGAGTCGCCATTAATTTTCTGCGACACAGGTCATAACGAAGATGGAATACGTTTTGTTTTAAAACAAATAAGCAACTACCAGTTTGACAAACTACACATGGTAGTTGGAATGGTAGCCGATAAGGATATTGACAAAATATTGTCAATTCTTCCTAAGGATGCCACTTACTACTTTGTTCAAGCACAAATCCCACGTGCTTTAAACCACGAGGAGTTAAAAATAAAGGCAGAGGCTCACAACCTAAAAGGCTTATCTTACCCTACCGTTTCAGAGGGATTAGAAGCCGCAATAAGTAACGCTCTACCATCGGATTTCATTTTTGTAGGAGGCAGCACTTTTGTTGTGGCCGAAGTGGTGTAA
- a CDS encoding PhoH family protein, whose product MAKKSKKIFVLDTNVILHDFHCIYKFQENDIVIPIVALEELDHFKKGNEIINYHAREFVRELDKIAGDKLFNGGLLLGKGLGKLRIETGKPIPPEMKDSFSESTPDHRILAITIHLAKNNPNTPVILVTKDINLRMKAKSLGVLAQDYLNDKVEDIDSLKKEVEVIEKVNDSLIQKLYSSDEPLTAKELKIKPYANQYFILKGSKSSALAHYDKATDILDRVEKVRAYGIDPRNAEQTFALDALLRPEIQLVALTGKAGTGKTLLALAAALQQEEYFEQILLARPIVALSNKDIGYLPGDIDEKISPYMQPLFDNLGVIKNRFKPTSKDYMHIEEMQRTQKLIITPLAYIRGRSLSNVFFIVDEAQNLTPHEIKTIITRAGEGTKFVFTGDIHQIDHPYLDMKSNGLTYLTDRMHGQEIFAHINLVKGERSYLAELASDLL is encoded by the coding sequence ATGGCAAAAAAATCAAAAAAGATTTTCGTGCTCGATACAAATGTTATCCTACACGATTTCCATTGTATTTATAAGTTTCAGGAAAATGACATTGTTATTCCAATAGTTGCACTAGAGGAGTTAGACCATTTTAAGAAGGGGAACGAAATAATAAACTATCATGCCCGAGAATTTGTAAGAGAGCTCGATAAAATTGCCGGCGATAAGCTATTTAACGGCGGTTTACTATTAGGTAAGGGATTGGGAAAGCTTAGGATAGAAACAGGAAAGCCAATTCCTCCCGAGATGAAAGATTCTTTTTCAGAATCAACTCCCGATCATCGTATTCTAGCCATAACCATTCACCTTGCCAAAAACAATCCTAATACACCAGTTATTCTGGTTACTAAGGATATCAATTTAAGAATGAAGGCTAAATCGCTAGGCGTTTTGGCCCAAGATTATTTAAATGACAAAGTTGAAGATATTGATAGCTTAAAGAAAGAGGTTGAGGTTATTGAAAAGGTTAACGATTCTTTAATTCAAAAGCTGTATAGTTCAGACGAACCGCTAACTGCAAAGGAGTTAAAGATTAAGCCTTATGCAAACCAATATTTCATACTTAAGGGAAGTAAGTCAAGTGCTTTGGCACATTACGATAAGGCAACCGATATTCTTGATAGGGTGGAGAAGGTGAGAGCATACGGCATCGACCCTCGCAATGCTGAGCAAACTTTTGCTTTAGATGCCTTGCTTCGGCCTGAAATTCAACTTGTTGCTCTAACAGGGAAGGCTGGGACTGGCAAAACGCTTTTGGCATTAGCGGCTGCCCTTCAGCAGGAAGAGTATTTTGAGCAAATTCTATTAGCTAGACCAATCGTGGCACTATCGAATAAAGATATTGGTTATTTACCTGGCGATATCGATGAAAAGATTAGCCCTTATATGCAGCCTCTTTTCGACAATCTGGGAGTTATTAAAAACAGGTTTAAGCCAACAAGCAAAGATTACATGCATATCGAAGAGATGCAACGAACCCAAAAACTCATTATTACACCTTTGGCGTATATTAGAGGAAGAAGTTTATCTAATGTATTTTTTATTGTTGATGAAGCGCAAAATCTTACGCCACACGAGATAAAGACAATTATAACAAGGGCAGGAGAGGGAACCAAGTTTGTTTTTACTGGTGATATTCATCAGATAGACCATCCTTACTTGGACATGAAGTCAAATGGTTTAACCTACTTAACAGACCGTATGCATGGGCAAGAGATTTTTGCGCATATTAATCTGGTTAAAGGTGAGCGTAGCTATCTGGCAGAACTAGCTAGCGATTTGCTTTAA
- a CDS encoding SixA phosphatase family protein: protein MAKTLFILRHAKSSWAESNKSDKDRALKVKGISDIINTARSFAQKVNTLDLIVTSSANRAVHTAVLFAETIGFPPQKIRIEPMVYQADDQELVEMIKRFPNDCHGVMIVGHNPTLTYLANRFLADRIHEFPTSGLVGIVFNVDSWSEISPEKVKTVFRSFDL from the coding sequence ATGGCTAAAACTCTTTTTATTCTAAGGCATGCAAAATCGTCGTGGGCTGAGTCTAATAAGAGCGACAAGGATAGAGCCCTGAAGGTTAAAGGGATTAGCGATATTATTAATACTGCAAGAAGTTTTGCACAAAAAGTAAACACCCTCGATCTTATTGTTACTAGTTCAGCAAATAGGGCGGTACACACAGCCGTCCTATTCGCTGAAACCATTGGTTTTCCACCTCAAAAAATTCGTATAGAGCCCATGGTTTACCAGGCAGATGATCAGGAACTTGTTGAAATGATAAAACGATTTCCCAATGACTGCCATGGTGTAATGATTGTTGGGCACAATCCAACCCTTACATATCTTGCAAATCGGTTTTTAGCCGATAGAATTCATGAATTTCCAACTTCAGGGCTTGTTGGTATAGTGTTTAACGTAGACTCTTGGAGCGAAATATCACCTGAGAAGGTTAAGACAGTATTTAGAAGTTTCGATTTATAG